The Gemmata palustris genome includes a region encoding these proteins:
- the rplI gene encoding 50S ribosomal protein L9, translating into MAKTAKKGEAASAKPAEKKLPQKKVRVRNQVKKGAHGGTLVVLVDDTAHVGRQGEIVEVKAGYARNYLIPYGKAVVPSAENLRTLEQYKIKVEKAREARIADLKVLAEQLTRLPAVTIEANATEDNHLYGSIGPVEISKTLKGKNLKVEPEMVKLENPIKEANTLTEVPLSLGYGIEAKIQVLVVALQGKK; encoded by the coding sequence ATGGCCAAAACCGCAAAGAAGGGCGAAGCCGCGAGCGCCAAGCCCGCCGAAAAGAAGCTGCCCCAGAAGAAGGTCCGCGTGCGGAACCAAGTCAAGAAGGGGGCGCACGGCGGCACGCTCGTCGTGCTGGTGGACGACACCGCGCACGTCGGCCGGCAGGGTGAGATCGTCGAGGTGAAGGCCGGCTACGCCCGCAACTACCTCATCCCCTACGGCAAAGCGGTGGTCCCTTCTGCCGAGAACCTGCGCACGCTCGAACAGTACAAGATCAAGGTCGAGAAGGCGCGCGAGGCCCGGATCGCGGACCTCAAAGTGCTCGCCGAACAGCTCACGCGCCTCCCGGCCGTCACCATCGAAGCGAACGCGACCGAGGACAACCACCTGTACGGGTCCATCGGGCCGGTCGAGATCAGCAAGACCCTGAAGGGCAAGAACCTCAAGGTCGAGCCGGAAATGGTGAAGCTCGAGAACCCGATCAAGGAAGCGAACACGCTCACCGAAGTTCCGCTGTCGCTCGGCTACGGCATCGAAGCGAAGATCCAGGTGCTCGTCGTTGCGCTGCAAGGCAAGAAGTAA
- a CDS encoding RNA recognition motif domain-containing protein encodes MNNKLHVGNLGSDVTDVQLRGMFRPYGSVRLAVVAMDQGTARSRGFGFVEMGTEQEARDAIAGMNGQIANGLTLTVSEANPKAHLPVEASRKFRRAPGDAHY; translated from the coding sequence GTGAACAACAAGTTGCACGTCGGGAACCTCGGCTCTGACGTGACGGACGTCCAACTGCGGGGGATGTTCCGCCCCTACGGGAGCGTCCGGTTGGCGGTAGTGGCGATGGACCAGGGAACCGCCCGGTCGAGGGGTTTTGGGTTCGTCGAGATGGGAACCGAACAAGAGGCCCGGGACGCCATCGCCGGGATGAACGGGCAGATCGCAAACGGGCTAACGCTCACAGTGAGCGAGGCCAATCCAAAAGCGCACCTGCCCGTCGAGGCGAGCCGGAAATTCCGCCGCGCACCCGGGGACGCCCACTACTAA
- a CDS encoding outer membrane protein assembly factor BamB family protein produces the protein MIRNLLVSAVALALPSALFATDWPQFRGPNAAGVSADKNLPSEWSKDKGFKWKAALPARGVSSPVVVGDRVYVTCASGTRGDRLHVLCFDAESGKQLWHRQLQATGSTACHPKSGMAANTPVADETGVYALFGTGDLAAFDKDGTLRWYRSLVSDYPTITNAVGMAASPILVTGKLIVPMDNAGESFLAAVDTKYGKNVWKTERPREINWTTPLVRQVGSTTELLFAGPKGLTAYDATSGADRWTFKGGGGAIPVGVVDGDALYLPVAGVSKFKIDEKGVAEKPEWNAKDMQTGYPSPVVYDGRVFTIGSQGLAVCTSAKTGKVIYKERLKGAYSASPVAGDGKVYFLNETGLCTVVSAKADEYEPLATNDLGDGSLGTPAIANGRIYIRTDKALYAIGK, from the coding sequence GTGATTCGCAATCTTCTGGTTTCCGCGGTCGCGCTCGCACTCCCCTCCGCACTCTTCGCGACGGACTGGCCGCAGTTCCGCGGCCCGAACGCGGCCGGCGTGTCCGCGGACAAGAACCTGCCGTCGGAGTGGTCAAAGGATAAGGGCTTCAAGTGGAAGGCCGCGCTCCCGGCGCGCGGGGTGTCGTCGCCCGTCGTGGTCGGCGACCGCGTGTACGTGACGTGTGCGTCCGGTACGCGGGGCGACCGGCTGCACGTTTTGTGCTTCGACGCGGAGAGCGGCAAACAGCTCTGGCACCGCCAGTTGCAGGCCACGGGGAGCACCGCGTGCCACCCGAAATCGGGTATGGCCGCGAACACCCCGGTCGCGGACGAGACCGGCGTTTACGCGCTGTTCGGTACCGGCGATTTGGCCGCGTTTGACAAAGACGGCACCCTGCGCTGGTACCGGTCCCTCGTCAGCGATTACCCGACCATCACGAACGCCGTCGGGATGGCCGCGTCACCGATTTTGGTGACGGGCAAACTCATCGTGCCGATGGACAACGCGGGGGAATCGTTCCTCGCGGCCGTGGACACGAAGTACGGCAAGAACGTGTGGAAGACCGAGCGCCCGCGGGAGATCAACTGGACCACGCCGCTCGTGCGCCAGGTCGGATCGACCACCGAATTGCTCTTCGCCGGGCCAAAGGGCTTGACCGCTTACGACGCTACGAGCGGGGCGGACCGGTGGACGTTTAAGGGCGGTGGTGGGGCCATCCCCGTTGGCGTGGTTGACGGCGACGCGCTGTACCTCCCGGTGGCGGGCGTGAGCAAGTTCAAGATCGACGAGAAGGGCGTGGCCGAGAAGCCCGAGTGGAACGCGAAGGACATGCAGACCGGGTACCCGTCGCCGGTCGTGTACGACGGCCGGGTGTTCACGATCGGCAGCCAGGGACTCGCGGTGTGTACGAGCGCGAAGACCGGCAAAGTGATTTACAAGGAGCGATTGAAGGGCGCGTACTCGGCGTCGCCGGTCGCGGGCGACGGAAAGGTGTACTTCCTGAACGAAACGGGCCTCTGCACCGTGGTGAGTGCGAAGGCCGACGAGTACGAGCCGCTCGCCACCAACGACCTCGGCGACGGCTCGCTCGGCACCCCCGCGATCGCCAACGGCCGCATCTACATTCGCACCGACAAGGCGCTCTACGCGATCGGGAAGTAA
- a CDS encoding TIGR03009 domain-containing protein, with protein sequence MRFSGSALSIVLVAGSVGWAQPPAVTGTPVTGQPVAAQPDPPVPKSDPKLDPHLAEWEKRMANVVNLHTKIELARTDAVFKKTTKFSGTALCMKPAFARLRLDNIGDATKTDYEAYICDGKAVYVYNGVAKTITAFKIPQAGAGADNLMIDFLFGMKARDVKTRFNVALNKTDENYVYLDITPRLGKDQREFTSLQLALYGPGAKTAKISYLPAQVRMFKPNGDTEVWNFKDPELDVQGVDAKHFQYEEIKGWKVQEAPPAPAGNGGALPGGGKP encoded by the coding sequence ATGCGATTCAGCGGTTCCGCGTTGAGTATCGTGCTGGTCGCCGGCTCGGTGGGCTGGGCGCAACCTCCCGCAGTAACCGGCACACCGGTCACCGGGCAACCCGTGGCCGCGCAACCCGATCCGCCGGTGCCGAAGTCCGATCCCAAACTCGATCCGCACCTCGCCGAGTGGGAAAAGCGGATGGCGAACGTGGTCAACTTGCACACCAAGATCGAACTGGCACGCACCGACGCGGTGTTCAAGAAGACGACCAAATTCAGTGGTACCGCGCTCTGTATGAAACCGGCTTTCGCGCGGCTCCGGCTCGATAACATCGGTGACGCGACGAAGACGGACTACGAGGCGTACATCTGCGACGGGAAAGCCGTTTACGTGTACAACGGGGTCGCCAAGACCATTACCGCGTTCAAGATCCCGCAAGCCGGTGCCGGTGCGGACAACCTGATGATCGACTTCCTCTTCGGAATGAAGGCCCGGGACGTGAAGACGCGGTTCAACGTCGCGCTGAACAAGACCGACGAGAACTACGTTTACCTGGACATCACGCCGCGCCTGGGCAAGGACCAGCGCGAGTTCACGTCTCTCCAGTTGGCCCTCTACGGCCCGGGGGCGAAGACAGCGAAAATCTCGTACCTGCCGGCCCAGGTGCGCATGTTCAAGCCGAACGGCGATACCGAAGTGTGGAACTTCAAAGACCCGGAATTGGATGTTCAGGGCGTCGACGCGAAGCACTTCCAGTACGAGGAGATTAAGGGCTGGAAGGTGCAGGAAGCCCCGCCGGCGCCCGCGGGCAACGGTGGCGCCCTCCCGGGCGGGGGTAAGCCGTAG
- a CDS encoding mechanosensitive ion channel family protein gives MLHTRVLSAGAVLLGAVCLLLPGSGRSDEKAPPPKSASTDRSQAREEMEAKLAGRAPAEVVAFVEQLAQEWIARKGAYELAHHRFTAQMAEAGKARQRLDDLKPPAPVPLVLRAADVEAALKAEQAVVDYHATRVKHLEAWKDALAALATACAEFGRAARAADDHLWTLRTAAPLAAKAGAGKRPDAAGAKSIDDAAARLKTLGADVQTALDKAKSDSAEVEKQRASARAASDAAAVKLDALKGAQADTLASFKFDEQACVMTPAQLADEFAKSRKSLTEKTGAIAGDAGDYQKASGVAAEARAALGALKEPPPPVDTEPFEALAPLERTARRLAGVQQHLAARVRNLDEREEKVNALVSALDELEKRAVAYLATLDDVRRLVAQVTALATETERRVGRGDLDAAKVSGGFDGGDRAPFDIEARAVALAISQLRQEREQLRKPDPETENIKSLTTHLLARVNERLNLLVDLKKLAGDYATARKDRPEAEQKRLDQRTTERVNKDTGEWDWLLAFDRSKAGADAAELLTADYRELIDHDERADILKRQKEALESLIDLGRHEAADIAKLRTVLEKRVTTSEGARKWDDWLRSRIAPNGLKVEEDVYRDEVAKLNAAALANARRVEALTGNSATEASKVTEQTKLPAAGGEIGKARAELRAARIRGMRETGIKIGIILLGALLLPHVLLFVLGRKIRGGSSEAGSPSPVLAALRGVLKAGTWIAAVALVLSTLGFDVTALVIALAIGALAIALAARPMIADVLGSVVIFAERRFKVGDVVRLGTGDPARVVGLTWRSTALKNTNGLVVSVPNRKVTELTVENLSRGGETYDAIAVTVSTDKDAGKVVTVLRGAMSQCKNVSADNGVTVVRYSQKGHVKVVEYRFWWFLKDYEMRNKTRDEVFARIALGLGQEDMAGIEVTLG, from the coding sequence ATGCTCCACACTCGGGTCCTCTCCGCCGGCGCTGTGCTCCTCGGCGCCGTGTGCCTGTTACTTCCCGGCTCCGGTCGATCGGACGAAAAGGCTCCGCCACCCAAGTCCGCTTCCACCGATCGTTCGCAGGCGCGCGAGGAAATGGAGGCGAAGCTCGCGGGCCGCGCGCCGGCCGAAGTGGTCGCGTTCGTGGAACAGTTGGCGCAGGAGTGGATCGCGCGGAAGGGCGCCTACGAATTGGCGCACCACCGATTCACCGCTCAGATGGCCGAAGCGGGTAAAGCCCGGCAGCGGCTCGATGATCTCAAGCCCCCCGCGCCCGTTCCGCTCGTGCTGCGTGCGGCCGATGTTGAAGCCGCTCTCAAGGCGGAGCAAGCCGTGGTCGACTACCACGCGACCCGCGTCAAACACCTCGAAGCGTGGAAGGACGCTTTGGCCGCACTCGCGACCGCGTGCGCGGAATTCGGCCGTGCCGCGCGCGCTGCGGACGATCACCTCTGGACCCTGCGCACGGCGGCGCCGTTAGCGGCGAAGGCGGGCGCCGGCAAACGGCCTGATGCGGCGGGGGCAAAGTCGATCGATGACGCCGCGGCGCGACTCAAGACCCTCGGCGCTGACGTGCAAACGGCTCTCGATAAAGCGAAAAGCGATTCAGCGGAGGTCGAAAAGCAACGCGCGTCCGCGCGCGCTGCGTCCGACGCGGCTGCGGTAAAGCTCGACGCGCTGAAGGGCGCGCAGGCGGACACACTCGCGTCATTCAAGTTCGATGAGCAGGCGTGCGTGATGACGCCGGCGCAACTCGCGGACGAGTTCGCCAAGTCGCGCAAATCACTTACTGAGAAGACGGGCGCGATTGCCGGGGATGCGGGCGATTACCAGAAAGCGTCCGGGGTTGCGGCCGAGGCCCGGGCCGCGCTCGGCGCGCTCAAAGAACCGCCCCCGCCGGTCGACACGGAGCCGTTCGAGGCGCTCGCGCCGCTGGAGCGAACGGCCCGGCGGCTCGCGGGCGTTCAACAGCACCTCGCGGCTCGGGTGCGAAACCTGGACGAACGCGAGGAGAAGGTGAACGCGCTGGTCTCGGCGCTCGACGAACTGGAGAAGCGAGCGGTCGCGTACTTGGCGACGCTCGATGACGTTCGGCGGCTCGTGGCTCAGGTGACGGCGCTCGCGACGGAGACTGAACGCCGAGTCGGGCGCGGGGACCTCGATGCGGCCAAAGTTTCTGGCGGATTCGACGGGGGCGACCGTGCCCCGTTCGATATTGAGGCGCGGGCCGTTGCGCTCGCGATCAGCCAACTCCGACAGGAGCGCGAGCAGCTCCGCAAGCCCGACCCAGAAACCGAGAACATCAAGTCGCTGACGACGCACCTGCTCGCGCGGGTGAACGAGCGGCTGAACTTGCTCGTCGATTTGAAGAAGCTCGCGGGCGACTACGCCACCGCGCGCAAGGACCGGCCGGAGGCCGAACAGAAGCGCCTCGACCAGCGCACCACCGAGCGCGTGAACAAAGATACCGGCGAGTGGGACTGGCTCCTGGCCTTCGATCGATCGAAGGCCGGTGCAGACGCCGCCGAACTCCTTACTGCGGACTACCGGGAACTCATCGATCACGACGAACGGGCCGATATCCTGAAGCGGCAAAAGGAAGCACTGGAGAGCTTGATCGATCTCGGCCGGCACGAGGCCGCCGACATCGCGAAATTGCGGACGGTTCTGGAGAAGCGCGTCACGACCTCCGAAGGCGCGCGGAAGTGGGACGACTGGCTCCGGTCGCGGATCGCTCCAAACGGGCTGAAAGTCGAGGAGGATGTCTACCGCGATGAAGTGGCCAAATTGAACGCGGCCGCACTCGCGAACGCCCGGCGCGTCGAAGCACTCACGGGCAACAGCGCGACCGAGGCGAGCAAGGTCACGGAGCAGACCAAACTCCCGGCTGCGGGCGGTGAGATCGGCAAAGCGCGAGCGGAATTGCGCGCGGCCCGAATCCGCGGGATGCGCGAGACCGGCATCAAGATCGGCATCATCCTGCTCGGTGCGTTACTCCTCCCGCACGTGCTGCTGTTCGTTTTGGGCCGGAAGATCCGAGGCGGTAGCAGCGAGGCCGGCAGCCCGTCGCCGGTGCTCGCCGCGCTGCGCGGGGTGCTGAAGGCGGGAACGTGGATCGCCGCCGTCGCGCTCGTTCTCAGCACTCTCGGCTTCGATGTAACCGCGCTCGTGATCGCACTGGCGATCGGCGCTCTTGCAATCGCGCTTGCGGCGCGACCGATGATTGCCGACGTGCTCGGTTCGGTGGTGATATTCGCCGAGCGCCGGTTCAAGGTGGGGGACGTCGTGCGCCTGGGAACCGGCGACCCGGCCCGCGTCGTCGGGCTCACGTGGCGCTCGACCGCGCTCAAGAACACGAACGGGCTGGTGGTCAGCGTGCCCAACCGAAAGGTGACCGAGCTGACCGTGGAGAACCTGTCTCGGGGCGGTGAAACCTATGACGCGATCGCGGTGACCGTGAGCACGGACAAGGACGCGGGGAAGGTCGTCACCGTGCTCCGCGGCGCGATGAGCCAGTGCAAGAACGTCTCGGCCGACAACGGCGTGACCGTGGTGCGGTACAGCCAGAAGGGGCACGTCAAGGTCGTAGAGTACCGGTTCTGGTGGTTCCTGAAGGACTACGAGATGCGGAACAAGACCCGCGACGAGGTGTTCGCCCGCATCGCGCTGGGCCTCGGGCAGGAGGACATGGCCGGCATCGAGGTCACTCTGGGGTGA
- a CDS encoding TolC family protein: MERFRRALFAWTIAGLGTATGCATDTGSDGPKETARAQQPGRPAPRSYPPAPPVSLAAGKNPPTSAAPAPETAPAPLPINLATAFKLSTARPLDVQIATQQVTAAATIYDRARVLWLSNVSLGTDYSAKTGLQQVAAPGAAGKSNRNAFVVGSGSNAMFALSDAIYTPLAARREPRPRQTLNDPALATAEAYFTLQQARGDLAGARATEARAEELLRETTEPTEEPKARTELGRWKQAVSTARERERLASAELARVLGLVPSTIVEPAEPSFLPITVIDPSVTLDELVPIALTTRPELAENQALVRAVLVRLKQDNLGPLVPSQAVRNVPANASASDGAEHFAIDAGRLREFVALGFGDKAQTNERRDQLEGATIDLFRTQDRIATEVATAFTHVRTAAQRLNAAEPALREALERAPKNASPQETTSAIQALAQANTEFFAAVADYNRAQFRLYCALGHPTQCLANPVPQLPLAVMPIVPTPEMNPPAQPAPLANVPQVPGGALPLPIAPPAPVSPSAPVPNPRQPLPVQEWTSIPMPGVSRPPTVVEEPPLPSTPLPPPVVVPESGN; the protein is encoded by the coding sequence ATGGAGCGATTCCGCCGCGCGCTGTTCGCGTGGACCATCGCGGGCCTGGGGACCGCGACCGGGTGCGCAACAGATACGGGCTCCGACGGACCGAAGGAAACGGCCCGCGCACAACAGCCCGGTCGCCCCGCTCCGCGCAGTTACCCGCCGGCCCCGCCCGTGTCCCTGGCGGCGGGAAAGAACCCGCCCACGAGCGCGGCACCGGCACCCGAAACTGCACCCGCGCCGTTACCCATTAACCTCGCGACCGCGTTCAAGCTCTCGACCGCACGCCCGCTCGATGTGCAAATCGCCACACAACAAGTGACTGCGGCCGCCACGATCTATGATCGGGCGCGCGTCCTGTGGCTCTCGAACGTCTCTCTGGGTACGGATTACTCAGCGAAAACCGGGCTGCAACAGGTGGCGGCTCCCGGTGCCGCTGGGAAATCGAACCGGAACGCCTTCGTGGTCGGGTCCGGGTCGAATGCCATGTTCGCGCTCTCGGACGCGATTTACACGCCACTCGCCGCGCGCCGGGAACCTCGCCCGCGACAAACATTAAATGATCCCGCACTCGCGACCGCGGAAGCCTACTTCACCCTGCAGCAAGCGCGCGGCGATTTGGCCGGCGCGCGTGCGACCGAAGCCCGCGCAGAAGAACTCTTACGCGAGACGACCGAGCCCACCGAAGAACCCAAAGCACGGACGGAACTCGGGCGCTGGAAGCAGGCGGTTTCGACCGCACGCGAGCGCGAGCGCTTAGCCAGTGCCGAACTCGCACGTGTTCTGGGCCTCGTGCCCTCCACAATCGTCGAACCGGCCGAACCCTCATTCCTGCCGATCACGGTCATCGACCCGTCGGTGACTCTCGACGAACTTGTTCCCATCGCGCTGACCACGCGCCCCGAGTTGGCCGAGAACCAAGCCCTTGTGCGAGCCGTGCTCGTGCGCTTGAAGCAAGACAACCTCGGACCGCTCGTACCGAGCCAAGCAGTGCGAAATGTGCCCGCAAACGCGAGCGCATCGGACGGTGCTGAGCATTTCGCCATCGACGCGGGACGGCTCCGAGAGTTCGTAGCACTCGGCTTCGGCGACAAAGCACAAACGAACGAGCGCCGCGACCAACTCGAGGGCGCCACGATCGACCTGTTCCGCACGCAGGACCGCATCGCCACGGAAGTGGCTACGGCGTTCACGCACGTGCGCACTGCGGCACAACGATTGAACGCTGCGGAACCGGCATTAAGAGAGGCCCTGGAACGCGCGCCGAAGAATGCAAGTCCGCAAGAAACGACTAGCGCGATTCAGGCACTTGCACAAGCTAACACCGAGTTCTTCGCCGCTGTCGCCGATTACAACCGGGCGCAGTTCCGGCTCTATTGCGCACTCGGGCACCCGACTCAATGCCTCGCCAATCCGGTTCCGCAACTCCCGCTCGCGGTGATGCCGATCGTCCCCACGCCGGAAATGAATCCACCAGCGCAACCGGCCCCACTTGCCAACGTTCCTCAAGTGCCCGGAGGAGCACTTCCGCTACCGATCGCACCCCCGGCACCCGTGTCCCCATCGGCGCCGGTGCCCAACCCGCGGCAACCGTTGCCGGTACAAGAATGGACATCGATTCCCATGCCCGGAGTGAGCCGACCGCCGACCGTCGTTGAGGAACCGCCGCTACCTTCGACTCCACTGCCCCCGCCGGTCGTGGTACCCGAATCGGGCAATTGA
- a CDS encoding HNH endonuclease: MNEPKPTPCGLCGRGFSRAALTQHHCLPKSKGGTSEDLAMICSQCHGMVHATYTNATLAAVYPTIEALRKAPELIAFIKWVRKQPVTSRKRNKERRQKL, encoded by the coding sequence ATGAACGAGCCGAAACCGACCCCCTGCGGCCTGTGCGGGCGCGGGTTCTCGCGGGCCGCTCTCACGCAGCACCACTGCCTGCCGAAGTCCAAGGGCGGCACGAGTGAAGACCTCGCGATGATCTGCTCGCAGTGCCACGGCATGGTCCACGCGACCTACACCAACGCGACGCTCGCGGCCGTGTACCCGACGATTGAAGCACTGCGAAAAGCGCCCGAGTTGATCGCGTTCATCAAGTGGGTGCGCAAGCAGCCGGTCACGAGCCGGAAGCGCAACAAGGAGCGCCGGCAGAAGCTGTGA
- a CDS encoding tetratricopeptide repeat protein — MNNLADQIARFRNMAQEDPENDLAHYRLGQFLLEDGQFEDAVKCFRRTLEITPEFSTAFKFLGESLLKLDRKDEAIEVFTKGWAIADDRGDRVPRDAMAKHLEQLGAPIPKKEVAAPVDDGTPGTGFRCERPGCMEGKRARQLDKPPVPDAIGLRIHQEICSACWTLWLKDLSVKVVNELRLDLSSEGGQHEYDKNMREFFGFEQEAAQ; from the coding sequence ATGAACAACCTTGCCGACCAGATCGCTCGCTTCCGCAACATGGCGCAGGAAGACCCCGAGAACGACCTCGCGCACTACCGGCTCGGTCAGTTCCTGCTCGAAGACGGGCAGTTCGAGGACGCGGTGAAGTGCTTCCGGCGCACGCTCGAAATCACCCCGGAGTTTTCCACCGCGTTCAAGTTCCTCGGCGAGAGCCTGCTGAAGCTCGACCGCAAGGACGAGGCGATCGAGGTCTTCACGAAGGGCTGGGCGATCGCGGACGACCGCGGCGACCGCGTGCCGCGTGACGCGATGGCGAAGCACCTGGAGCAACTCGGCGCGCCGATCCCCAAGAAGGAAGTGGCGGCCCCGGTGGACGACGGCACCCCCGGGACCGGGTTCCGGTGCGAGCGGCCCGGGTGCATGGAGGGCAAGCGCGCCCGGCAACTCGACAAGCCGCCGGTTCCCGACGCGATCGGGCTGCGCATTCACCAGGAAATCTGTTCCGCGTGCTGGACGCTGTGGTTGAAGGACTTGAGCGTGAAAGTGGTGAACGAGCTGCGCCTCGACCTCAGCTCCGAGGGCGGCCAGCACGAGTACGACAAGAACATGCGTGAGTTCTTCGGGTTCGAGCAGGAAGCCGCGCAGTGA
- a CDS encoding single-stranded DNA-binding protein: MANLNKVILIGRLTGDPKSTTFNNGGAVAKFGFAVTNRKKNAQTGQWADDPMFIDVEVFNRGDTGKLADLVMDKLKKGSQVMLEAKLHLDQWDDKNGGGKRSKHKLVVDNLQLLDPRTDGGGGGGGGGGGGGYGGGRPAGGSSGGRSSGGSPPPDDGDDYGGDGGNSGGGGNDPIPF, from the coding sequence ATGGCGAACCTCAACAAGGTTATCCTGATCGGGCGGTTGACGGGTGATCCCAAGAGCACGACGTTCAACAACGGCGGGGCGGTGGCCAAGTTCGGCTTCGCGGTGACCAACCGCAAGAAGAACGCCCAAACCGGGCAGTGGGCCGACGACCCGATGTTCATCGACGTCGAGGTCTTCAACCGGGGCGACACCGGCAAACTGGCCGACCTGGTGATGGACAAACTGAAAAAGGGCTCCCAGGTGATGCTCGAGGCCAAGTTGCACCTCGACCAGTGGGACGACAAGAACGGCGGCGGGAAGCGGTCGAAGCACAAGCTCGTGGTGGACAACCTCCAACTACTCGACCCGCGGACGGACGGCGGGGGTGGTGGAGGCGGCGGGGGTGGTGGCGGCGGATACGGTGGGGGGCGCCCGGCGGGCGGCTCCTCCGGTGGACGCAGCAGTGGCGGATCACCGCCCCCCGATGACGGTGACGACTACGGCGGGGATGGGGGCAACTCGGGCGGCGGGGGCAACGACCCCATCCCGTTCTGA
- a CDS encoding TolB family protein translates to MNVLLLSLALAPGAEPDDWKAAETAHLKNIKQLTTDFVRAGEGYFAPDGAKIIFQAEEKDTGNPFYQIFIMDLKTGKATRISPGIGRTTCGYFHPDGKKVLFASSHGDPDAKKHQEAEYKQREDDKKKGVRRRYSWDFDPHMKIYEANLDGTGLKCLTPDAKVYTAEGSYSADGKRIVYSAGNAGNVQLFTMSADGTNAKRITDAPNCYNGGPFFSPDGKKVVFRADRKEKDRLQLYVINSDGTGEKALTADDKWVFWAPYWYKDNKHIIYTGADHSNPLAPPNYDLHWMDTESGKKARITFAPGQDVLPVFSPDCTKVMWTSSREGGKAAQIYIADFTPPKE, encoded by the coding sequence ATGAACGTGCTACTGCTCTCCCTCGCGCTCGCTCCGGGGGCCGAGCCGGACGACTGGAAGGCCGCCGAAACCGCGCACCTGAAGAACATCAAACAGCTCACGACCGACTTCGTGCGGGCCGGCGAGGGCTACTTCGCGCCGGACGGTGCGAAGATCATCTTCCAGGCCGAAGAGAAGGACACGGGCAACCCGTTCTACCAGATCTTCATCATGGACCTGAAGACGGGCAAAGCCACGCGCATCAGTCCCGGAATCGGGCGCACCACTTGCGGCTACTTCCACCCCGACGGTAAGAAGGTTCTTTTCGCGTCCAGCCACGGCGACCCGGACGCGAAGAAGCACCAGGAGGCCGAGTACAAGCAGCGCGAGGACGACAAGAAGAAGGGCGTGCGCCGCCGGTACTCGTGGGACTTCGACCCGCACATGAAGATCTACGAAGCGAACCTCGACGGGACGGGCCTGAAGTGCCTCACCCCGGACGCGAAAGTGTACACCGCCGAGGGGAGTTATTCCGCGGACGGTAAGCGGATCGTGTACAGCGCGGGCAACGCCGGCAACGTGCAACTGTTCACGATGAGCGCCGACGGCACGAACGCGAAGCGCATCACGGATGCGCCCAACTGCTACAACGGCGGCCCGTTCTTCAGCCCGGACGGGAAGAAGGTCGTGTTCCGCGCCGACCGCAAAGAAAAGGACCGCCTCCAGCTCTACGTCATCAACAGCGACGGCACCGGCGAGAAGGCGCTCACGGCCGATGACAAGTGGGTGTTCTGGGCGCCGTACTGGTACAAGGACAACAAGCACATCATCTACACCGGCGCGGACCACTCGAACCCGCTGGCCCCGCCCAACTACGACCTGCACTGGATGGACACCGAATCGGGCAAGAAGGCGCGGATCACCTTCGCGCCCGGCCAGGACGTGCTCCCGGTTTTCAGCCCGGACTGCACGAAGGTGATGTGGACCTCGTCCCGCGAGGGCGGCAAGGCGGCCCAAATCTACATCGCCGACTTCACCCCGCCAAAGGAGTGA
- a CDS encoding PilZ domain-containing protein — protein sequence MADAKDRRAAERMAVNAGTGCGFVGPVAENFGPGKVRDVSLDGIGLVLTRRVEIGTLLAITLTNATQKLSKTVLVRVAHVTASHGGFLVGGTFAEPLTYQELTSFVM from the coding sequence ATGGCAGACGCAAAAGACCGGCGCGCGGCCGAGCGCATGGCCGTGAACGCCGGGACGGGGTGCGGGTTCGTCGGGCCGGTCGCGGAGAACTTCGGACCGGGCAAGGTCCGGGACGTGTCGCTCGACGGCATCGGACTCGTTTTGACGCGCCGGGTGGAGATCGGGACGCTCCTGGCGATCACGCTCACGAACGCGACCCAGAAGTTGTCCAAAACGGTGCTGGTCCGGGTCGCGCACGTCACCGCGTCGCACGGCGGGTTCCTCGTCGGGGGAACGTTCGCCGAACCGCTCACTTACCAGGAATTGACGTCCTTCGTGATGTAA
- a CDS encoding NINE protein, with amino-acid sequence MLSAGVAYLLWFGCLFGLCGIHRFYAGKPLTGLLWLFTLGLLGVGQLIDLLLIPSMIANANAQNGYGYGNRNTNTVIVNVNNSRRGQYDDDDDDRPRRRRSRYDDDDDDDRPRRRQNRD; translated from the coding sequence ATGCTTTCTGCCGGTGTCGCTTATCTTCTTTGGTTCGGGTGCCTTTTTGGTCTGTGCGGGATTCACCGCTTCTACGCGGGCAAGCCCCTCACGGGTCTCCTCTGGCTGTTCACGCTCGGTCTGTTGGGGGTGGGGCAACTCATCGACCTTCTCCTCATTCCGTCAATGATCGCGAACGCGAACGCGCAGAACGGGTACGGGTATGGCAACCGCAACACGAACACCGTAATTGTGAACGTAAACAATAGCCGGCGTGGGCAGTACGACGACGATGACGACGATCGGCCGCGCCGGAGGCGCAGCCGTTACGATGATGACGACGACGATGACCGGCCCCGTCGAAGGCAGAACCGGGATTAG